One window of the Rhizorhabdus dicambivorans genome contains the following:
- a CDS encoding integrase — MTMPVHAQAPAFDDRPVLASAPLKEGHTREALSRVGDPSWDLGPAVFRENARRCHVTVHFHVLEHADVQAAMRAYLYARLNADLPGYRTKLPPACIRQAFNRARRFFAFARERLGRLDVSRIDQPLLDAYARHLRDDPARRPVIVGHLLEVVSDLYYYRDHLDSGGLAFEPWAGQAPARVAGYRHVRENRTPRFPEEVIAALLAWSLRYVTIFADDILAARRELARLEVRRDRLAAADAGLPDPDRRQRRRTRLKAYFGRRRREGRGAPIWGTAHNGKLRVDPNTGAVTPPINAHLLHLHVGIDVQAEPGAHLLLTGGEARLIDAVAAELGVEVGGMDTPITIDPDSGRPWRERFDAKTLAHEERMLQAAAYIVCAYLTGMRDCEVQAMRRGCLSIARSEDGLIERHRIRSTIYKRRAAVGEAASWVTIEPVAAAIMVLERLSAGPARASGSDTLWPVLRASAVSKTHLSSEVVRQLNTFRDHLNSAFGTPDEPVIPPGPDGKPWRITTRQFRRTIAWHIANRPFGTIAGMIQYKHASVAAFEGYAGTSASGFRAEVEAQRRLGQIDDLLDYFDRRQGGASLGGPAGPRIARTLDDAAVRQGPLPAMIADRARLRVMLASVARTFHVGPLADCFFDPATALCLKRVTTPDPAGPLTALCEPTRCPNACITARHRPAWERAAADARAHLRERRISDLQRQALQRELDRLSVVIAGIDPPAP, encoded by the coding sequence ATGACCATGCCCGTTCATGCCCAGGCGCCCGCTTTCGACGATCGCCCCGTGCTGGCGAGCGCGCCACTCAAGGAAGGCCATACCCGCGAGGCGCTATCGCGCGTCGGCGACCCGAGCTGGGATCTCGGTCCCGCCGTCTTCCGCGAGAACGCCCGGCGCTGCCACGTCACCGTGCATTTCCACGTGCTCGAACATGCCGATGTGCAGGCGGCGATGCGCGCCTATCTCTACGCCCGCCTCAACGCCGATCTCCCCGGCTATCGGACGAAGTTACCACCCGCCTGTATCCGCCAGGCATTCAACCGTGCCCGCCGGTTCTTCGCCTTCGCCCGCGAGCGGCTCGGACGGCTCGACGTTTCCCGTATCGATCAGCCATTGCTCGATGCCTATGCCCGTCATCTCCGTGACGATCCTGCCCGACGACCCGTCATCGTCGGCCACCTCCTCGAAGTGGTCTCAGATCTCTATTACTATCGCGACCACCTCGATAGCGGAGGCCTTGCATTCGAGCCTTGGGCCGGACAGGCGCCCGCCCGCGTTGCGGGCTACCGCCATGTCCGGGAGAACCGCACGCCGCGCTTCCCGGAAGAGGTCATCGCCGCGCTACTCGCCTGGTCGTTGCGCTACGTCACCATATTCGCGGACGATATCCTCGCCGCCCGCCGCGAGCTTGCGCGGCTCGAAGTGCGCCGGGATCGCCTTGCCGCCGCCGATGCCGGCCTTCCAGACCCTGATCGCCGGCAACGTCGCCGCACCCGCCTGAAGGCCTATTTCGGCCGCCGACGCCGCGAGGGGCGCGGCGCGCCGATCTGGGGCACCGCTCATAACGGCAAGCTGCGCGTCGACCCCAACACCGGCGCAGTGACCCCACCGATCAACGCACATCTCCTGCATCTCCATGTCGGGATCGACGTGCAGGCCGAGCCTGGCGCGCATCTTCTGCTGACAGGCGGTGAAGCGAGGTTGATCGACGCAGTGGCGGCCGAGCTGGGGGTAGAGGTCGGCGGCATGGACACGCCGATCACGATCGATCCTGACAGCGGTCGGCCGTGGCGCGAGCGCTTCGATGCGAAGACTCTCGCACACGAGGAACGGATGCTTCAAGCCGCTGCCTATATCGTGTGCGCCTACCTGACCGGCATGCGCGACTGCGAGGTGCAGGCGATGCGGCGCGGGTGTCTCTCTATCGCGCGCAGCGAGGACGGCCTGATCGAGCGCCATCGCATCCGGTCGACCATCTACAAGCGCCGGGCGGCGGTGGGCGAGGCGGCGAGCTGGGTGACGATCGAGCCGGTCGCCGCCGCGATCATGGTGCTCGAACGCCTGTCGGCAGGGCCGGCGCGCGCCAGCGGCAGCGATACGCTCTGGCCGGTGCTGCGCGCGAGCGCCGTCTCCAAGACGCATCTGTCGAGCGAGGTGGTCCGCCAGCTCAACACCTTCCGCGACCACCTCAACAGCGCCTTCGGCACCCCCGATGAGCCGGTCATCCCGCCCGGACCCGATGGCAAGCCGTGGCGCATCACGACGCGGCAGTTCCGGCGCACGATCGCGTGGCACATCGCCAACCGTCCGTTCGGCACCATCGCCGGCATGATCCAGTACAAGCACGCCTCGGTCGCCGCGTTCGAAGGCTATGCCGGGACCAGCGCATCAGGGTTTCGCGCCGAGGTCGAGGCGCAGCGTCGGCTCGGTCAGATTGACGATCTGCTGGACTATTTCGACCGGCGTCAGGGCGGCGCATCGCTCGGTGGACCGGCGGGACCGCGCATCGCGCGGACGCTCGACGATGCCGCCGTCAGACAAGGGCCTTTGCCCGCCATGATCGCCGATCGCGCCCGCCTGCGCGTCATGCTCGCCAGCGTCGCGCGCACCTTCCATGTCGGCCCGCTCGCGGATTGCTTCTTCGATCCCGCGACCGCGCTCTGCCTCAAGCGCGTGACGACCCCCGATCCGGCAGGGCCGCTCACTGCCCTGTGCGAGCCGACCCGCTGTCCCAACGCCTGCATCACCGCCCGCCACAGGCCGGCCTGGGAACGCGCGGCGGCCGATGCCAGGGCGCACTTACGCGAACGGCGCATCTCCGATCTCCAGCGTCAGGCTCTCCAGCGCGAGCTGGATCGCCTGAGCGTGGTGATTGCCGGGATCGACCCTCCCGCGCCGTAG
- the ltrA gene encoding group II intron reverse transcriptase/maturase — protein MQTAIILRRLETLPALSRAGKRVNGLHRLLRSSHLYERAYVKVSRNRGAATPGVDGQSFDGMTLERLANLARQVADGTYRPRPVRRVYIPKGNGKMRPLGIPTVDDRIVQEAARIVLAQIYDPVFSKHSHGFRTGRSCHTALEEIRNTWTGMKWLIEVDVRGFFDNIDHDILLRLLSKRIDDPRFIGLIERMLKAGVMDDWMFERTYSGTPQGGVISPLLANIYLHELDEFMEEMRVGFDQGKTRRANPAYTRLSRQIADYRAEIDALRAGGADDAEVRNLLKRIKAVTKERQACSSVDPMDPNFRRLRYCRYADDFLVGVIGSKADAKRIRAEIEAFLRDRLNLEVSPEKTRVSDASKGSPFLGFHVCAFTLRSAGSMAGRPKVGGGSRRVRRRPTRGNIKLWVPRSRVYGFCRRKKLGNLDLRNGRVRPQFLDSSVAEMVIAYNSELRGLANYYAIADGVKSSLNGLELVMFRSLLATIASRQRITRARAMANLKLGTDYGVKTMVRGELRVQMLWRLKHLNARPWQQSVVDNTTVGSRLALSTNDIITRLSARECESCGDVDGPFEAHHPNRLKDKRRGPMTAWKQSARRRVTVVLCRSCHVHLHGGRLTSGMESRVH, from the coding sequence ATGCAGACCGCTATTATCCTGAGAAGGCTCGAAACTCTTCCGGCCCTGTCGCGGGCGGGAAAGCGGGTCAATGGTCTTCACCGTCTGTTGAGATCGTCGCATCTCTATGAACGGGCCTATGTCAAAGTATCCCGGAACCGGGGTGCCGCGACACCGGGCGTTGACGGGCAAAGCTTCGACGGCATGACGCTTGAGAGGTTAGCCAATCTCGCCCGGCAGGTGGCCGATGGCACATACCGCCCCCGACCGGTCAGACGGGTCTATATCCCCAAGGGCAATGGCAAAATGCGCCCATTGGGCATCCCTACGGTCGATGATCGCATTGTTCAGGAAGCGGCTCGAATCGTCCTCGCGCAAATCTATGATCCTGTGTTCTCAAAACATAGCCATGGGTTCCGCACGGGACGCTCGTGTCACACGGCGCTCGAAGAGATCCGTAATACCTGGACAGGCATGAAATGGCTGATCGAGGTGGATGTTCGCGGGTTCTTCGACAACATCGATCATGACATCCTGCTCAGGCTTCTCTCGAAACGCATCGATGATCCTCGGTTCATCGGTCTGATAGAACGGATGTTGAAGGCGGGCGTCATGGACGACTGGATGTTCGAGCGGACCTATAGCGGCACCCCTCAGGGCGGCGTAATCTCGCCCTTGCTGGCCAACATATATCTCCATGAGCTTGATGAGTTCATGGAGGAAATGCGGGTCGGCTTCGATCAGGGAAAAACGCGTAGGGCAAATCCTGCCTATACGCGTCTATCTCGCCAGATCGCCGATTATCGTGCCGAGATCGATGCCCTCCGCGCCGGTGGCGCGGACGATGCCGAGGTCCGCAATCTGTTGAAGCGGATCAAGGCAGTCACGAAGGAAAGGCAGGCATGTTCGTCTGTCGATCCAATGGACCCCAACTTCCGGCGCCTGCGCTATTGTCGCTACGCCGACGACTTCCTCGTCGGTGTAATCGGCAGCAAGGCTGATGCAAAAAGGATCAGGGCTGAAATCGAAGCGTTCCTTCGTGATCGGCTCAACCTTGAGGTGTCACCGGAAAAAACACGGGTCAGTGATGCATCGAAGGGATCGCCGTTCCTTGGCTTCCACGTTTGCGCCTTCACGTTGCGGTCTGCCGGATCAATGGCAGGGCGTCCGAAGGTCGGTGGCGGATCACGTCGTGTCCGTCGCCGACCAACGCGGGGCAATATCAAGCTGTGGGTGCCGAGGTCGCGGGTCTATGGGTTCTGCAGGCGTAAGAAACTCGGCAACCTCGACTTGAGGAATGGCCGGGTACGTCCGCAGTTCCTCGACTCCAGTGTCGCGGAAATGGTCATTGCCTACAACTCAGAGCTACGTGGCCTCGCCAATTATTATGCGATCGCCGACGGCGTGAAAAGCTCGCTCAACGGCCTTGAACTCGTCATGTTCAGGAGCCTACTGGCGACCATCGCGTCGCGGCAGCGCATAACGCGGGCGCGAGCCATGGCAAATCTGAAACTGGGGACGGACTATGGCGTGAAAACCATGGTACGGGGTGAACTGCGGGTCCAGATGCTCTGGCGGTTGAAGCACTTGAACGCTCGGCCTTGGCAACAGTCGGTCGTGGATAACACCACTGTCGGCTCACGCCTTGCGTTGAGCACGAACGACATCATCACACGCCTCAGCGCCCGCGAATGCGAGAGCTGCGGCGATGTTGATGGCCCGTTCGAAGCGCATCATCCCAACAGACTGAAGGACAAGCGGCGCGGCCCGATGACGGCGTGGAAACAATCGGCTCGGCGGCGCGTAACTGTCGTTCTGTGTCGCTCATGCCACGTCCACCTCCACGGCGGCCGGTTGACCAGCGGAATGGAGAGCCGTGTGCATTGA
- a CDS encoding ArdC family protein: MPVRSSRSATAKRADTAPVERVDLYEEVTARIIAELEAGRVPWGQPWDSAACVPSLPRNALTGRPYSGINVLLLWGAVMARGWPSQSWLTFRQAREAGGNVIAGEKGVTVVYADRFIPEAELARAASEGAEPRAIPFLRRFTVFNVAQCEGLRGGLASDPAPLPAHAVMPVAETLITASGVSVRIGGDAACYVPALDHVEMPPRAAFFEPLDYYRTCFHELIHATGHASRIGRDLSSAFGSTGYAREELVALSGQSAPLATLQ; the protein is encoded by the coding sequence ATGCCTGTCCGTTCCAGCCGTTCCGCCACCGCCAAGCGAGCCGATACCGCGCCTGTCGAACGGGTCGATCTCTATGAGGAGGTGACCGCCCGGATCATCGCCGAACTCGAGGCCGGGCGGGTGCCATGGGGGCAGCCGTGGGACAGTGCCGCCTGCGTGCCATCGCTGCCGCGCAATGCGCTGACCGGGCGTCCCTATTCGGGGATTAATGTCCTGCTTCTGTGGGGCGCTGTCATGGCGCGGGGCTGGCCTTCGCAAAGCTGGCTGACCTTCCGGCAGGCGCGTGAGGCTGGAGGAAATGTCATCGCCGGCGAGAAAGGCGTGACCGTCGTCTATGCTGATCGTTTCATTCCCGAGGCCGAGCTGGCGAGAGCCGCGAGCGAGGGCGCCGAACCGCGTGCGATCCCGTTCCTCAGGCGCTTCACCGTCTTTAACGTCGCGCAGTGCGAGGGTCTGAGAGGCGGGCTGGCCAGCGACCCGGCGCCGCTGCCCGCTCATGCCGTCATGCCCGTCGCCGAGACGCTGATCACGGCCTCCGGGGTGTCGGTCCGCATCGGCGGTGACGCAGCCTGTTATGTCCCGGCGCTCGACCATGTCGAAATGCCGCCACGGGCCGCTTTCTTCGAGCCCCTCGACTATTATCGCACCTGTTTCCACGAGCTGATCCACGCCACCGGCCATGCCAGCCGGATCGGTCGCGACCTGTCGAGCGCATTTGGCAGCACGGGATATGCGCGCGAGGAACTGGTCGCCTTATCTGGACAGTCTGCGCCGCTCGCAACTTTGCAGTAA
- a CDS encoding ArdC family protein, producing MSASQRSDVYARVTQAIVDAIEAGTGTWRMPWHHSGADVTRPTNVASGKPYRGINTVSLWAAAYGSGYASGVWGTYRQWQALGAQVRKGEHASLGVLWKEFHAKGDDASDDDDHRRLFAKAFGLFNADQVDGYAPKPGPDLPESERLAAAEAFIAALGIDTVYGSASAYYHIAEDRIHMPDFSAFHDAHGFYATRIHEAAHASGAAHRLDRDFSAKWTRHALAMEEATAELTASFLLADLGIAHEPRPDHAAYIASWLQLLKDEPRAIFTAASKAQAAADWMHAQQP from the coding sequence ATGTCAGCCTCACAACGCTCAGACGTCTATGCTCGCGTCACGCAAGCGATCGTCGACGCCATCGAAGCCGGCACCGGCACCTGGCGCATGCCATGGCATCATTCCGGCGCCGACGTCACCCGCCCGACCAACGTCGCCAGCGGCAAGCCCTATCGCGGCATAAATACGGTCTCGCTCTGGGCGGCCGCCTATGGCAGCGGCTATGCGAGCGGGGTCTGGGGCACCTATCGCCAGTGGCAGGCGCTCGGCGCGCAGGTCCGCAAGGGTGAGCACGCCAGCCTCGGTGTCCTCTGGAAGGAGTTTCACGCGAAGGGCGACGACGCCAGCGACGATGACGACCATCGACGGCTTTTCGCCAAGGCGTTCGGCCTGTTCAACGCCGATCAGGTCGATGGCTATGCGCCCAAACCGGGGCCGGACCTGCCCGAGAGCGAACGCCTCGCCGCCGCCGAAGCCTTCATCGCCGCCCTCGGCATCGATACTGTCTACGGCTCGGCCAGCGCCTATTATCACATCGCCGAAGACCGCATCCACATGCCGGATTTCAGCGCCTTCCACGACGCTCACGGCTTCTATGCCACCCGTATTCACGAGGCCGCTCATGCCAGTGGCGCAGCCCATCGGCTCGACCGGGATTTCAGCGCCAAGTGGACCAGGCACGCGCTCGCGATGGAGGAAGCGACCGCCGAGCTGACCGCCTCGTTCCTGCTCGCCGATCTCGGGATCGCCCACGAGCCGCGGCCCGACCACGCCGCCTATATCGCTTCCTGGCTCCAACTCCTGAAGGATGAGCCGCGGGCGATCTTCACCGCAGCCAGCAAGGCGCAGGCCGCCGCTGACTGGATGCACGCCCAGCAGCCATGA
- a CDS encoding transcriptional regulator domain-containing protein: MTATGQWRDPSAYTAIAAGGRTALAWEMLRRSPEFPSSPAGAGHDIVTAAPEVASVRWGLHFPARSQP, encoded by the coding sequence ATGACGGCGACGGGTCAGTGGCGCGACCCGTCAGCCTATACGGCCATCGCCGCTGGCGGCCGGACCGCGCTGGCCTGGGAAATGCTGCGCCGGTCGCCCGAATTTCCATCATCACCGGCGGGGGCTGGTCACGATATCGTGACTGCGGCGCCAGAGGTCGCCAGCGTCCGATGGGGCCTGCACTTTCCTGCCCGATCCCAGCCTTGA
- a CDS encoding IS481 family transposase: MNIHKNARTTPFSRAEIVRRVMVLRETPRAVATALGVSERTVAKWLARYRIEGEAGLVDRSSRPHAMPRATPADRIEQVIALRRQRLCGKQIAATLKLSPATVSRILRNARLSRMRDLDPPEPIRRYERAHPGELIHIDIKKLGRFERVGHRITGNRTKQSSTRGSRAGERYGAGWEFVHVCIDDASRIAFSQILPDEKKESATAFLFAAIAYYQSLGITVSRVMTDNGACYKSFAFRDACKALGLKHIRTKPYTPKTNGKAERFIQTSLREWAYARAYPTSEHRKRALSPWLHNYNWHRPHGSLQSQPPISRLRQPMNNLLRLHI; this comes from the coding sequence ATGAACATCCACAAGAATGCCCGAACCACGCCCTTCAGTCGAGCCGAGATCGTCCGGCGCGTGATGGTTCTGCGCGAGACGCCCAGGGCGGTCGCGACCGCCCTGGGCGTCTCGGAGCGAACCGTAGCCAAGTGGCTGGCACGTTATCGGATCGAAGGCGAAGCCGGTCTCGTCGACCGCAGCTCGCGCCCACACGCCATGCCCCGCGCCACGCCCGCCGACCGCATCGAGCAGGTCATCGCCCTGCGCCGTCAGCGCCTCTGCGGCAAGCAGATCGCCGCCACGCTGAAGCTCTCGCCAGCCACTGTCAGCCGGATACTGCGCAACGCACGCTTGAGCCGAATGCGCGATCTCGATCCTCCCGAGCCCATCCGTCGCTATGAGCGCGCGCACCCCGGCGAGCTGATCCACATCGACATCAAGAAGCTCGGCCGCTTCGAACGCGTCGGCCATCGCATCACCGGCAATCGGACAAAGCAGAGCAGCACTCGCGGCAGCCGTGCTGGCGAGCGCTACGGCGCGGGCTGGGAGTTCGTCCACGTCTGCATCGACGATGCCTCGCGCATCGCCTTCAGCCAGATCCTCCCCGACGAAAAGAAGGAAAGCGCAACCGCCTTCCTCTTCGCCGCCATCGCCTATTATCAAAGCCTCGGCATCACTGTCTCGCGCGTCATGACCGACAACGGCGCCTGCTACAAAAGCTTCGCCTTCCGCGACGCCTGCAAAGCACTCGGCCTCAAGCACATCCGCACCAAACCCTACACGCCCAAGACTAACGGCAAGGCCGAACGCTTCATCCAGACCAGCTTACGCGAATGGGCATATGCTCGCGCCTATCCAACCTCCGAGCACCGCAAACGCGCCCTCAGTCCATGGCTCCATAATTATAACTGGCACCGCCCCCACGGCAGCTTACAATCACAACCGCCCATCAGCCGACTACGTCAGCCAATGAATAACCTGTTGAGGCTCCACATCTAG
- a CDS encoding ArsR/SmtB family transcription factor, whose translation MDANAAVASLSALAHPGRLEVFRLLVRAGAEGMASGDIARATGHVPQTLSGNLNILGHAGLVSSRREGRSIIYTADYARMTDLLGFLMEDCCGGAPEICAPLADVVTRAACCQPGAVQ comes from the coding sequence ATGGACGCGAACGCTGCCGTCGCCTCGCTCTCGGCGCTCGCGCATCCGGGCCGCCTCGAGGTCTTTCGCCTGCTGGTCCGCGCCGGCGCCGAGGGCATGGCCTCGGGCGATATCGCGCGCGCGACGGGCCATGTCCCGCAGACGCTCTCGGGCAACCTCAACATCCTCGGCCACGCCGGGCTCGTGTCGTCGCGGCGCGAGGGCCGGTCGATCATCTACACCGCTGATTATGCCCGCATGACCGACCTGCTCGGCTTCCTGATGGAGGATTGCTGCGGCGGCGCCCCGGAGATCTGTGCTCCGCTCGCCGACGTGGTCACCAGGGCCGCCTGCTGCCAACCCGGAGCCGTTCAATGA
- a CDS encoding DNA -binding domain-containing protein, producing MLRIRCEPCAADDPWAFRWPNRGGHAAVAPDRQHVRLDGAEPLRLDVVAGSILDGPVRLEPALCLDRDVERQILAIRRLRALLAGDPLPVEPDPRLPRLVLALRVLDARREGASLRAIGTVLLDNSDWPGEGEWMKSAVRRLVALAGALQKAGPRGVLQRRL from the coding sequence GTGCTGCGCATCCGTTGCGAGCCCTGTGCTGCTGACGATCCATGGGCCTTCCGGTGGCCGAATCGGGGCGGCCATGCCGCGGTCGCCCCGGACCGGCAGCATGTCCGGCTCGACGGTGCCGAGCCGCTACGCCTCGATGTGGTCGCGGGCTCGATCCTCGACGGGCCGGTGCGATTGGAGCCCGCCCTTTGCCTCGACCGCGATGTCGAGCGCCAGATCCTCGCTATCCGTCGGCTGCGTGCGCTGCTGGCAGGTGATCCGCTCCCCGTCGAACCCGATCCACGCTTGCCACGGCTGGTCCTGGCGCTCCGGGTGCTCGACGCGCGCAGGGAGGGCGCCAGCCTGCGCGCTATCGGGACGGTACTGCTCGATAACTCGGACTGGCCGGGCGAGGGCGAATGGATGAAGTCCGCGGTGCGTCGGCTCGTTGCCTTGGCCGGCGCGTTGCAGAAAGCTGGCCCCCGCGGTGTGCTGCAGCGAAGATTGTGA
- a CDS encoding ArsI/CadI family heavy metal resistance metalloenzyme, with translation MKRIHLHVSVPDLGASIQFYETLFGAAPVVVKDDYAKWMLDDPKVNFAISERARAAGIDHIGIQVDSADELGALAGRLKAAGAETFDQEATTCCYAQSDKSWVRDPAGVRWETFFTFGEATSYGEDEVLPEPAAACCGPADAPAPKQACC, from the coding sequence ATGAAGCGCATCCATCTGCACGTCAGCGTGCCCGATCTCGGCGCGTCGATCCAGTTCTACGAGACGCTGTTCGGCGCCGCGCCCGTCGTCGTGAAGGACGACTACGCCAAGTGGATGCTCGACGATCCCAAGGTCAACTTCGCGATCTCCGAGCGCGCGCGCGCGGCCGGCATCGACCATATCGGCATCCAGGTCGACAGCGCCGATGAGCTCGGCGCGCTCGCCGGTCGCCTCAAGGCCGCCGGGGCGGAGACGTTCGATCAGGAAGCGACCACCTGCTGCTACGCGCAGTCGGACAAGAGCTGGGTCCGCGATCCCGCCGGCGTGCGCTGGGAGACCTTCTTCACCTTCGGTGAGGCGACCAGCTACGGCGAGGACGAGGTGCTGCCCGAGCCCGCCGCGGCCTGCTGCGGCCCCGCCGATGCGCCCGCGCCAAAGCAGGCGTGCTGCTGA
- a CDS encoding tyrosine-type recombinase/integrase has translation MSIITVCERREARGLDAHVPLILRGDALYDPDLDRFFLDLPLSGVRSRHSLRAYAYDVVVWLRFLDACGKTVWAATRDDVDAYHRERRRDEADHRITAASWNRAVASLDRLYRWGEQHGLITDAPFSRRAVWRPAHGGRRGMIAARNDAYERVARRSDVRFVTMDDYRIFREVGLRGLTPDGTERPGARDRNGLRNALFADLLVTTGLRLEEASGLLAAELAAIDREDGDAQQLWLPLPPPLTKGDRGRSVLLPRRLLRQIAAYVAVERAAGVAKFAARDGATKLERSIPVTRAGLDRMRDICTPEERCRLILYDEDGSPREPAALWLTEVGQPVRPNSWEVIFTRACNRCAENGFPLSINPHQLRHTFAVHMLALLIQQRLREAALPVGPLESYRLILGDPLQQVQRLLGHASLTTTYIYLDHIATRADTVDAAVEELLALLPGPQGA, from the coding sequence GTGTCGATCATTACTGTTTGCGAGCGCCGCGAGGCCAGGGGCCTCGATGCGCATGTGCCGCTGATCCTGCGCGGCGACGCGCTCTATGATCCCGATCTGGATCGCTTCTTTCTCGACCTGCCGTTGTCGGGCGTCCGCTCGCGGCACTCGCTTCGCGCCTATGCCTATGATGTCGTTGTCTGGCTTCGCTTTCTCGATGCCTGCGGCAAGACCGTGTGGGCTGCGACCCGCGACGATGTCGACGCCTATCATCGTGAGCGACGCCGCGACGAGGCCGATCACCGGATAACGGCCGCAAGCTGGAACCGCGCCGTCGCCAGTCTCGATCGCCTTTACCGATGGGGTGAGCAGCACGGGCTGATCACCGACGCGCCGTTCAGCCGCCGCGCCGTGTGGCGACCGGCGCATGGTGGCCGTCGCGGCATGATCGCGGCGCGCAATGACGCCTATGAACGTGTTGCCAGGCGATCAGATGTGCGGTTCGTCACGATGGACGACTACCGTATTTTCCGCGAGGTCGGCCTGCGCGGCCTTACCCCTGACGGCACCGAGCGCCCCGGCGCGCGCGACCGGAACGGGCTGCGCAACGCGCTGTTTGCCGATCTTCTCGTCACCACCGGCCTGCGCCTCGAAGAGGCGTCGGGCCTGCTCGCCGCCGAGCTCGCGGCGATCGACCGCGAGGACGGCGATGCCCAACAACTTTGGCTGCCTCTCCCGCCACCGCTGACCAAGGGCGACCGGGGACGCAGCGTCCTGCTCCCGCGTCGGCTGCTTCGTCAGATTGCCGCTTACGTCGCCGTCGAGCGCGCAGCGGGCGTGGCCAAGTTCGCCGCGCGAGACGGCGCGACCAAGCTCGAACGATCGATCCCTGTCACCCGCGCCGGTCTCGACCGCATGCGCGATATCTGCACCCCGGAGGAACGATGCCGCCTGATCCTGTACGACGAGGATGGATCGCCCCGCGAGCCGGCGGCGCTGTGGCTGACCGAGGTAGGGCAGCCTGTTCGGCCCAACTCGTGGGAGGTGATCTTCACCCGCGCCTGCAACCGGTGCGCGGAGAACGGCTTCCCGCTGTCGATCAACCCGCACCAGCTTCGCCACACATTCGCAGTCCATATGCTCGCCTTGCTGATCCAGCAGCGGTTGCGCGAAGCGGCATTGCCGGTCGGACCGCTGGAGAGCTATCGGCTGATCCTCGGCGACCCGCTGCAGCAGGTGCAACGCCTGCTTGGCCACGCCAGCCTCACCACCACCTATATCTACCTCGACCATATCGCGACGCGCGCCGATACGGTGGACGCGGCCGTCGAGGAGCTGCTTGCGCTGCTGCCGGGACCGCAGGGCGCATGA
- a CDS encoding phytanoyl-CoA dioxygenase family protein codes for MTGIVDCHAARLERQGYCILPHAVEPGAIAELGKHLADAFAHTPMGVGPFYGERTRRFGALLRRSSVARMLALHPVVLGIVEQQLLPWCDRIALNLTQAIEIHPGAPAQLPHRDQDMWPGPKGAMEYLVNVMWPLTPFGAHNGGTRLWPESHVDQHIATLPEAEAIVPAVLPGDALIFLGSTLHGGGANRDALPRRGVIISYCLGWLKPFELQWLVYPPSLARTFDPPLAALVGYAQHRPNLGNVEGQCPSILLGDSLPLYIGAVDALRPDQQLAAAAFHADPDRD; via the coding sequence ATGACCGGCATCGTCGACTGCCATGCCGCGCGTCTCGAGCGCCAAGGCTATTGCATCCTGCCGCACGCGGTCGAGCCGGGCGCGATCGCGGAGCTCGGGAAGCATCTCGCCGATGCCTTCGCGCATACGCCAATGGGGGTCGGTCCCTTCTATGGCGAGCGCACCCGGCGCTTCGGTGCGCTGCTGCGCCGATCGTCGGTCGCACGCATGCTCGCCCTGCATCCGGTGGTGCTCGGTATCGTAGAGCAACAGCTCCTCCCCTGGTGCGACCGGATAGCCCTCAACCTTACCCAGGCGATCGAGATCCATCCTGGAGCGCCGGCGCAACTCCCGCATCGCGACCAGGACATGTGGCCGGGGCCAAAAGGGGCCATGGAATATCTCGTCAACGTCATGTGGCCGCTGACTCCGTTCGGTGCGCATAATGGCGGCACCCGACTCTGGCCCGAAAGCCATGTCGATCAGCACATCGCCACGCTTCCCGAAGCGGAGGCGATCGTACCGGCGGTGCTGCCGGGCGACGCGCTCATCTTCCTCGGCTCCACGCTTCATGGCGGCGGCGCCAATCGCGATGCCCTGCCCCGCCGGGGTGTGATCATCAGCTATTGCTTGGGCTGGCTCAAACCCTTCGAGCTGCAATGGCTCGTCTATCCGCCCTCGCTCGCACGGACGTTCGATCCGCCGCTGGCTGCCTTGGTCGGCTATGCGCAGCACCGGCCCAATCTTGGCAATGTCGAGGGACAATGCCCTTCGATCCTGCTCGGGGACAGCCTGCCGCTCTATATCGGCGCGGTCGATGCCCTGCGGCCCGACCAGCAATTGGCAGCGGCGGCCTTCCACGCCGATCCTGATCGGGACTGA